Proteins from a genomic interval of Qipengyuania sp. JC766:
- a CDS encoding cupin-like domain-containing protein, producing the protein MTGLPAPDAVEELAGPVDNAALEEIRVAGKPVVLRGLVREWPAVRQARDSDAAIVRYLSDCGPTRPVTAIAAAPSQRGRFFYNEAMTGLNFRNGQGRLEAFLQDLLHAADLPDPPGMAVQSEDVADLMPAFARDNRLTLLPDIAPRIWIGNRIRVAPHFDIKENIACCVAGRRRFTIFPPDQIANLYPGPFELTPAGTPVSMVDLARPDLDRHPRFMEAWKTAQVATLEPGDAIYIPYCWWHGVESLEPVSILVNYWWTRGQPDGIGSAYDALLHAILAFRHLPPAQREVWRGMLDYYAFESDGDPGAHLPEHARGVLGAARPDLFERIRAIIRSALR; encoded by the coding sequence ATGACCGGCCTGCCCGCGCCCGACGCGGTCGAGGAGCTCGCCGGTCCGGTAGACAATGCCGCGCTGGAGGAGATCCGCGTTGCGGGGAAGCCGGTCGTCCTGCGCGGACTGGTGCGCGAATGGCCCGCCGTCCGGCAGGCGCGGGACAGCGATGCGGCGATCGTGCGCTATCTTTCGGATTGCGGGCCCACCCGGCCCGTCACCGCCATCGCGGCCGCGCCGTCGCAGCGCGGGCGGTTCTTCTACAACGAGGCGATGACCGGCCTCAATTTCAGGAACGGGCAGGGCCGGCTGGAAGCTTTCCTGCAGGACCTGCTGCACGCCGCCGACCTGCCCGATCCGCCCGGAATGGCGGTCCAGTCGGAAGACGTCGCGGACCTCATGCCCGCCTTCGCGCGCGACAATCGCCTGACGCTCCTGCCCGATATCGCCCCGCGCATCTGGATCGGCAACCGGATCCGCGTGGCGCCGCATTTCGACATCAAGGAAAACATCGCCTGCTGCGTCGCCGGGCGCAGGCGCTTCACGATCTTCCCGCCGGACCAGATCGCCAACCTCTATCCCGGGCCCTTCGAACTGACCCCCGCCGGCACGCCGGTTAGCATGGTGGACCTCGCCCGGCCCGATCTCGACCGCCATCCGCGCTTCATGGAAGCGTGGAAGACCGCGCAGGTCGCCACGCTGGAACCGGGGGACGCGATCTACATCCCCTATTGCTGGTGGCACGGTGTGGAATCGCTGGAGCCGGTCAGCATCCTGGTCAATTACTGGTGGACACGCGGCCAGCCCGACGGGATCGGCAGCGCCTACGACGCGCTGCTCCACGCGATCCTGGCCTTCCGCCACCTGCCGCCGGCGCAGCGGGAGGTATGGCGCGGCATGCTGGATTACTACGCGTTCGAAAGCGACGGCGATCCCGGCGCGCACTTGCCGGAGCACGCCCGCGGCGTGCTGGGCGCGGCCCGGCCGGACCTGTTCGAGCGCATCCGCGCTATCATCCGGTCGGCGTTGCGCTGA
- a CDS encoding sugar porter family MFS transporter produces METNEATRGASDAGANMALITAIVAVATLGGFLFGFDSGVINGTVDGLRIAFDSDDVGTGFNVASMLLGCAVGAFLAGRLADVIGRKKALLLAAIFFIVSAYGSGIAGSSVEFVIYRIIGGFAVGAASVLAPAYISEVTPAHLRGRLSSVQQVMIIIGLTAAFLSNYLLAEYAGSSTNSFWLGFEAWRWMFWMELVPATIFLVALVFIPESPRFLVSRVRTGDARSVLTRLFGAGFAARKVTEIEASLANDHRPRLSDLLDRTSGKIRPIVWTGIGLAVFQQLVGINVVFYYGAVLWQAVGFSESDALKINVLSGAISIGACLLAIALIDRIGRKPLLLIGSVGMAITLAVVAIAFMSGELVDGTLELSDDAGLTALIAANLYVAFFNFSWGPVMWVMLGEMFPNQIRGSGLAVSGFAQWMANFGITMTFPIMLGTIGLTGAYGFYAISAAVSVVFVWLMVRETKGIELEDMQG; encoded by the coding sequence ATGGAGACGAACGAAGCCACGCGTGGTGCAAGCGACGCAGGCGCGAACATGGCCCTGATCACGGCCATCGTGGCCGTGGCGACGCTGGGCGGTTTTCTTTTCGGTTTCGACAGCGGCGTCATCAACGGGACGGTCGACGGCCTCCGGATCGCATTCGATTCCGACGATGTCGGGACCGGCTTCAACGTGGCCTCGATGCTGCTGGGCTGCGCGGTCGGCGCGTTCCTTGCCGGGCGGCTGGCCGACGTCATCGGACGCAAGAAGGCCCTGTTGCTGGCCGCGATATTCTTCATCGTCAGCGCTTACGGATCGGGGATCGCGGGCTCTTCGGTAGAGTTCGTCATCTACCGCATCATCGGCGGTTTCGCGGTGGGCGCGGCGAGCGTCCTCGCCCCTGCCTACATCAGCGAGGTCACCCCTGCCCATCTGCGCGGACGTCTGTCCAGCGTGCAGCAGGTGATGATCATCATCGGTCTCACCGCAGCGTTCCTTTCGAACTACCTGCTGGCCGAGTATGCAGGTTCCTCGACCAACAGCTTCTGGCTCGGGTTCGAAGCCTGGCGCTGGATGTTCTGGATGGAACTCGTGCCTGCGACGATCTTCCTGGTGGCGCTGGTTTTCATCCCGGAAAGCCCTCGCTTCCTCGTCTCTCGCGTCCGGACGGGCGATGCGCGCTCGGTGCTCACGCGCCTGTTCGGTGCCGGTTTCGCCGCGCGAAAGGTCACGGAGATCGAGGCTTCGCTGGCGAACGACCATCGCCCTCGTCTGTCGGACCTGCTCGACCGCACGAGCGGCAAGATCCGCCCGATCGTGTGGACCGGCATCGGCCTCGCCGTCTTCCAGCAGCTCGTCGGCATCAACGTGGTGTTCTACTACGGCGCGGTGCTGTGGCAGGCAGTCGGCTTCAGCGAGAGCGACGCGCTCAAGATCAACGTTCTGAGCGGCGCGATTTCCATCGGTGCGTGCCTCCTGGCTATCGCCCTCATCGACCGGATCGGTCGCAAGCCGCTGCTACTCATCGGATCGGTCGGCATGGCGATCACGCTCGCCGTCGTCGCAATCGCTTTCATGAGCGGCGAACTGGTCGACGGGACGCTCGAACTTTCGGACGATGCAGGCCTCACTGCCCTGATCGCGGCCAACCTTTATGTCGCCTTTTTCAACTTCAGCTGGGGTCCGGTGATGTGGGTAATGCTGGGCGAGATGTTCCCCAACCAGATCCGCGGATCGGGCCTAGCGGTCAGCGGCTTCGCGCAGTGGATGGCGAATTTCGGAATCACGATGACCTTTCCGATCATGCTCGGCACGATCGGCCTGACCGGCGCTTACGGGTTCTACGCCATCAGCGCGGCGGTCTCGGTCGTGTTCGTCTGGCTGATGGTCCGGGAAACGAAGGGCATCGAGCTGGAGGATATGCAGGGCTGA
- a CDS encoding tryptophan halogenase family protein: MNGEPIRRIVIVGGGTAGWMAAAALSRVLGGFPGLSIELVESEAIGTVGVGEATIPQILSFNNMLGIDENEFVRETHATYKLGIEFVDWLRPGHSYVHPFGTYGLDMLGIEFHHFWLRGRAAGDTSELDRYSIAAMAGKGGKFFWPQLDNPKSPLSKLSYAFQFDAARYARYLRKRAEAQGVVRREGKVVEVLQDGESGFVTGVRLEDGSDVEGQLFLDCTGFRSLLLGQTLGVPFRDWSKWLPCDRAVAMPCSLAGDREPLTRSTARPAGWQWRIPLQHRIGNGHVYSSAHMEADEALAILLDNLDGEPLAEPNHLRFVAGHRERAWEKNVVALGLAGGFLEPLESTAIHLVQACIARLLAFFPTSAFGRKEADRFNADTERDYVDIRDFLVLHYKATERDDSEFWRYCRELPPPDGLREKLEMFRATGRVIREHEELFTETSWLSVMAGQGVEPEGYHPVAAMLDEQETKQRLAHIGQVIAQAVDQMPTQDEFLARNRSAIPATERIVA; encoded by the coding sequence ATGAACGGGGAGCCCATTCGCAGGATCGTGATCGTGGGCGGCGGGACGGCGGGCTGGATGGCCGCGGCCGCGCTGTCCCGGGTGCTGGGCGGCTTTCCCGGCCTCTCCATCGAACTCGTCGAAAGCGAGGCGATCGGCACGGTCGGCGTGGGCGAAGCGACGATCCCGCAGATCCTGTCCTTCAACAACATGCTCGGCATCGACGAGAACGAATTCGTGCGGGAAACCCACGCGACCTACAAGCTGGGGATCGAGTTCGTCGACTGGCTGCGCCCGGGCCATTCCTACGTTCATCCCTTCGGGACCTACGGGCTCGACATGCTGGGGATCGAATTCCACCATTTCTGGCTGCGCGGCCGGGCGGCGGGCGACACGTCGGAGCTCGACCGGTACTCGATCGCGGCGATGGCCGGGAAGGGCGGCAAGTTCTTCTGGCCGCAGCTGGACAATCCGAAATCGCCCCTGTCGAAGCTGTCCTACGCCTTCCAGTTCGATGCCGCGCGCTATGCGCGTTACCTGCGCAAGCGGGCGGAGGCGCAGGGCGTCGTGCGGCGCGAGGGCAAGGTCGTGGAAGTCCTGCAGGACGGGGAAAGCGGCTTCGTCACCGGCGTGCGGCTGGAGGACGGCTCCGACGTCGAAGGACAGCTGTTCCTCGACTGCACCGGCTTTCGCTCGCTCCTCCTCGGCCAGACGCTGGGCGTCCCGTTCCGCGACTGGAGCAAGTGGCTGCCCTGCGACCGGGCGGTGGCCATGCCCTGCTCGCTCGCCGGCGACCGCGAACCGCTGACGCGATCCACCGCGCGGCCCGCCGGGTGGCAGTGGCGCATCCCGCTGCAGCACCGGATCGGCAACGGCCACGTCTATTCCTCCGCCCACATGGAGGCGGACGAGGCGCTGGCGATCCTGCTCGACAATCTCGACGGCGAGCCGCTGGCCGAACCCAACCATCTGCGCTTCGTGGCCGGGCACCGCGAACGGGCGTGGGAGAAGAACGTGGTTGCGCTGGGCCTTGCGGGCGGGTTCCTGGAACCGCTCGAATCGACCGCCATCCACCTGGTGCAGGCCTGCATCGCGCGCCTGCTCGCCTTTTTCCCGACCAGCGCGTTCGGGCGGAAGGAAGCGGATCGCTTCAACGCCGATACGGAGCGCGACTACGTCGATATCCGCGATTTCCTGGTGCTGCACTACAAGGCGACCGAGCGCGACGATTCCGAGTTCTGGCGCTATTGCCGCGAACTGCCGCCGCCCGACGGCCTGCGCGAGAAGCTGGAGATGTTCCGCGCCACCGGCCGCGTGATCCGCGAGCACGAGGAGCTTTTCACCGAGACCAGCTGGCTGTCCGTGATGGCGGGCCAAGGCGTGGAGCCGGAAGGGTACCACCCCGTTGCCGCCATGCTGGACGAACAGGAGACGAAGCAGCGGCTGGCCCATATCGGGCAGGTCATCGCGCAGGCGGTGGACCAGATGCCGACGCAGGACGAATTCCTCGCCCGCAATCGCAGCGCGATCCCCGCGACCGAACGCATCGTGGCATGA
- a CDS encoding tryptophan 7-halogenase yields the protein MRRVVVAGGGQVAILTAIGIRRALPRSDVIVIGLPPDRAAFADFAATALPFTNRLHDRLGVEEADLVLKCGASHRLITRYRDWGGGGQAGLLPYGGGQDPALQTRFAQEWGGGPRNVSRERPAGSLSEVLAEAGRFAPPPPDMETPLSRVEYGLRWNPPAYRDLLIGIAQQLGIAHVPGPIAALEPDDAGGIASVAIEGSERIAADLFVDCSGSGAALAAAMPGYARIDWTSELPVRRVLVGKPGPAVLALEDRMSLVPEGWRSELNGRDGVQVSLAMADGGAEDAAVNALGAEPIAGIALSPVRIRDAWTGNVIALGDAAAQFEPLGFLNLDLAHRQLDLLLEMLPGRAILPPERAEYNRRAGLMMDAVRDTLALHYAAPGARAVFGEQAAVPDAVRIALDQFERRGRLPFREEAPFLKQEEMELLTALGFMPGRAPQHGAMDPREVEMALARVQRDAKEALDYAPDYRQWMAHVLKVSATPTG from the coding sequence ATGCGGCGCGTCGTGGTCGCAGGTGGCGGTCAGGTCGCAATCCTGACCGCGATCGGCATAAGGCGGGCGCTGCCGCGAAGCGACGTGATCGTTATCGGCTTGCCCCCGGACCGTGCGGCATTTGCGGATTTTGCGGCGACTGCCCTGCCGTTCACCAACCGGCTGCACGACCGATTGGGCGTCGAGGAAGCCGATCTCGTCCTGAAATGCGGCGCGAGCCACAGGCTGATCACCCGTTATCGGGACTGGGGCGGAGGCGGCCAGGCCGGGCTGCTGCCCTATGGCGGGGGACAGGATCCCGCCCTCCAGACCCGATTTGCGCAGGAATGGGGCGGTGGACCGCGGAATGTCAGCCGGGAGCGCCCCGCCGGATCGCTGTCCGAAGTGCTGGCCGAGGCCGGACGGTTCGCCCCGCCGCCGCCGGATATGGAAACGCCGCTCTCGCGGGTGGAATATGGCCTGCGCTGGAACCCGCCGGCCTATCGCGACCTGCTGATCGGGATCGCGCAGCAGCTGGGTATCGCCCATGTGCCCGGCCCGATCGCCGCGCTCGAGCCGGACGATGCCGGCGGGATAGCATCGGTGGCGATCGAAGGCAGCGAGAGGATTGCGGCAGACCTGTTCGTCGATTGCAGCGGATCGGGCGCTGCGCTGGCCGCGGCCATGCCCGGATACGCGCGGATCGACTGGACTTCCGAACTCCCCGTCCGGCGCGTGCTCGTCGGCAAGCCCGGTCCGGCGGTCCTGGCGCTGGAAGACCGGATGTCGCTGGTACCGGAAGGCTGGCGCAGCGAACTGAACGGGCGCGACGGGGTTCAGGTATCTCTCGCCATGGCAGACGGGGGCGCCGAGGATGCCGCGGTGAATGCCCTGGGGGCAGAACCGATCGCTGGGATCGCGCTCAGTCCCGTGAGAATCCGCGATGCCTGGACCGGCAACGTGATTGCGCTGGGCGATGCGGCTGCGCAGTTCGAACCGCTGGGTTTTCTCAATCTCGATCTGGCGCATCGGCAGCTCGACCTGCTCCTCGAAATGCTGCCGGGCCGCGCAATCCTGCCGCCTGAGCGGGCGGAGTATAATCGGCGGGCGGGATTGATGATGGATGCGGTGCGCGACACTCTGGCGCTGCATTATGCGGCGCCGGGGGCGCGGGCGGTTTTCGGCGAACAGGCGGCCGTTCCGGACGCCGTCCGTATCGCGCTCGACCAGTTCGAAAGGCGCGGGCGTCTGCCGTTCCGGGAGGAGGCGCCGTTCCTGAAGCAGGAGGAAATGGAGCTGCTTACGGCGCTGGGTTTCATGCCGGGACGGGCGCCGCAGCATGGTGCGATGGACCCGCGCGAGGTCGAAATGGCGCTGGCGCGGGTACAACGGGATGCGAAAGAAGCGCTCGATTACGCCCCGGACTACCGCCAGTGGATGGCGCACGTTCTGAAGGTCAGCGCAACGCCGACCGGATGA
- a CDS encoding aldehyde dehydrogenase (NADP(+)) gives MAITGKNFVAGEWRDGDSHFQAVDAQSGKPFGENFASASANDVADACAAAAGAQAEYAGRPLSERAAFLRLAADKIDALGDTLTQRAMKETGLPEARLNGERGRTVGQLRLFADEIEHGGWQGLRIDHADSGRTPPKPDLRMRMVPLGPVAVFGASNFPLAFSVAGGDTASAFAAGCCVVVKGHPAHPGTSELVAGAIAEAVEQAALPAGTFSLLNGTENALGEALVKDPRIAAVGFTGSRGGGLALMRHAADREVPIPVYAEMSSVNPVTLLPSRLSEDPKGLARAYVGSLSMGAGQFCTNPGILLAVESDALDIFLDETRTALAEIGGQTMLTPSIHDAYAEAAERLAMRSGAEQVGIGPEATGTCGRAQVFTVSAEAFLADPGFSEEVFGPSSIVVRCSDLAQLRGVLEQMEGQLTATLHMDEADHDAARDLLPVLETLAGRIIANGWPTGVDVTHAMVHGGPFPATSDGRSTSVGTLAIDRFLRPVSYQDMPEALLPKSLRDEAGSEIRRVDGKFRD, from the coding sequence GTGGCCATCACCGGAAAGAATTTCGTAGCGGGCGAATGGCGCGACGGCGACAGCCACTTCCAGGCGGTGGACGCGCAAAGCGGCAAACCCTTTGGTGAGAATTTTGCCAGCGCGAGCGCGAACGATGTTGCGGACGCCTGTGCTGCCGCTGCCGGGGCCCAGGCCGAATATGCCGGCCGACCGCTATCGGAACGCGCGGCCTTCCTGCGCCTCGCGGCCGACAAGATCGACGCGCTGGGGGATACGCTCACGCAGCGCGCCATGAAGGAAACCGGACTTCCGGAAGCGAGGCTGAACGGCGAGCGCGGGCGTACTGTCGGGCAATTGCGCCTCTTCGCGGACGAGATCGAGCACGGCGGCTGGCAGGGCCTGCGGATCGATCACGCCGATTCGGGGCGTACGCCGCCCAAGCCGGACTTGCGGATGCGGATGGTTCCGCTCGGCCCCGTGGCGGTCTTCGGGGCGTCGAACTTCCCGCTCGCCTTTTCCGTCGCCGGCGGGGACACGGCTTCGGCCTTCGCTGCGGGATGCTGCGTGGTGGTGAAGGGCCACCCCGCCCATCCGGGAACGAGCGAGCTCGTCGCAGGCGCGATTGCGGAAGCCGTAGAACAGGCTGCCTTGCCCGCCGGGACATTCTCCCTCTTGAACGGAACCGAAAACGCGCTCGGCGAAGCGCTGGTGAAGGACCCGCGCATCGCCGCGGTCGGATTTACCGGCTCGCGCGGCGGCGGCCTTGCCCTGATGCGCCATGCCGCGGATCGCGAAGTGCCGATCCCGGTCTATGCCGAAATGAGCAGCGTGAACCCGGTGACCCTGCTGCCGTCCCGGCTCTCCGAAGATCCGAAGGGCCTCGCCCGGGCCTATGTCGGATCGCTATCCATGGGGGCGGGACAGTTCTGCACCAATCCGGGCATCCTCCTCGCGGTGGAGTCCGATGCTCTCGATATATTCCTGGACGAAACGCGGACCGCGCTGGCCGAAATCGGCGGGCAGACCATGCTGACACCCTCGATCCATGACGCTTACGCCGAGGCTGCCGAACGGCTCGCAATGAGAAGCGGGGCGGAGCAAGTCGGGATCGGGCCCGAGGCAACGGGAACTTGCGGGCGGGCGCAGGTCTTCACCGTATCCGCCGAAGCCTTCCTCGCCGATCCGGGCTTTTCCGAAGAGGTCTTCGGGCCGTCCTCGATCGTCGTCCGGTGCAGCGACCTTGCGCAATTGCGCGGCGTGCTCGAGCAGATGGAAGGCCAGCTGACCGCGACCCTGCACATGGACGAGGCGGACCATGACGCGGCCCGCGACTTGCTGCCGGTGCTGGAAACCCTCGCCGGCCGTATTATCGCCAATGGCTGGCCCACCGGGGTCGACGTGACCCACGCCATGGTTCACGGCGGGCCTTTCCCGGCGACCTCGGACGGCCGCAGCACCTCGGTCGGCACGCTGGCCATCGACCGCTTCCTGCGCCCGGTGTCCTACCAGGACATGCCCGAGGCGCTGCTTCCGAAAAGCCTGCGCGACGAAGCCGGCAGTGAAATACGACGTGTTGACGGCAAGTTCCGCGACTGA
- a CDS encoding tryptophan halogenase family protein, with protein MAPAAGIEVDSTMEQRKPIKLVVLGGGTAGWMTAAGIAKLLADRVDVHLVESEDIGIVGVGEATLPHIRGFVERLGIDEAAFMKATHATYKLGIDFRDFGRIGESYIHPFGSFGEELNSVGFHHYWLELQRHGMAEPLGDYSLCVAAALANRFSPPAQDMSLASTYGYAYQFDATLFGPFMREFGTGIGVTRHEGRVTEVERDGNRGDVTALVLADGRRIEGDLFVDCSGFRSLLLGQELGEEWEDWTHWLPCDRAAAMPCTHATDELRPYTTATAMPAGWRWQIPLQHRMGNGYVFSSAFIDEDAACETIRAAADGEPLADPRILKFRPGRRKRSWSHNVIGVGLASGFLEPLESTSIYLAQMAITYLIELFPEDGRVDPADRDEFNRLVDMEYDRVRDFLILHYHATTRDDSEFWNHVRTMEVPDSLAGKMALWREAGRIEKYSDGLFYDASWIAVYIGQGWLPERHDPRAGMVDPARLKAAADRLRQEIAFEVSAMPAHREFLQRESARLADAA; from the coding sequence TTGGCTCCGGCGGCCGGGATCGAGGTCGACAGTACGATGGAACAGCGCAAGCCGATCAAGCTCGTGGTGCTGGGAGGCGGAACGGCCGGCTGGATGACGGCCGCCGGGATCGCGAAATTGCTGGCGGACCGGGTCGATGTCCACCTGGTCGAAAGCGAGGACATCGGCATCGTCGGGGTGGGGGAAGCGACGCTTCCCCACATCCGCGGGTTCGTGGAGCGGCTGGGGATCGACGAAGCCGCCTTCATGAAAGCGACCCACGCGACTTACAAGCTGGGCATCGATTTCCGCGATTTCGGCCGCATCGGCGAAAGTTACATCCACCCCTTCGGCTCGTTCGGGGAAGAGCTGAATTCGGTCGGCTTCCACCATTACTGGCTGGAACTGCAGCGCCACGGGATGGCCGAACCGCTGGGCGACTATTCGTTGTGCGTGGCCGCCGCACTTGCCAACCGGTTTTCGCCGCCCGCGCAGGACATGTCGCTCGCCTCCACCTATGGCTACGCCTACCAGTTCGATGCGACGCTGTTCGGCCCGTTCATGCGCGAATTCGGGACTGGCATCGGGGTCACGCGCCACGAAGGCCGTGTCACGGAGGTGGAGAGGGACGGCAATAGGGGCGATGTCACGGCGCTGGTCCTTGCGGACGGGCGCCGGATCGAGGGCGACCTGTTCGTCGACTGCTCCGGCTTTCGCTCGCTCCTGCTGGGACAGGAACTGGGCGAGGAATGGGAGGACTGGACCCACTGGCTCCCCTGCGACCGCGCGGCGGCGATGCCGTGCACCCACGCGACGGACGAACTGCGGCCCTACACGACCGCCACCGCCATGCCCGCCGGATGGCGCTGGCAGATCCCGCTGCAGCACAGGATGGGCAATGGCTACGTCTTCTCGAGCGCCTTCATCGACGAGGACGCGGCATGCGAGACGATTCGCGCGGCGGCGGACGGCGAGCCGCTGGCCGATCCGCGGATCCTGAAATTCAGGCCCGGCCGCCGCAAACGGTCCTGGAGCCACAACGTCATCGGCGTAGGCCTGGCGAGCGGCTTCCTCGAGCCGCTCGAATCCACCTCGATTTACCTGGCACAGATGGCCATCACCTACCTCATCGAACTGTTCCCGGAAGACGGGCGGGTGGATCCGGCCGACCGCGACGAGTTCAACCGGCTCGTGGACATGGAATACGACAGGGTCCGCGATTTCCTGATCCTCCATTACCACGCGACGACGCGCGACGATTCCGAGTTCTGGAACCACGTCCGCACCATGGAGGTGCCCGACAGCCTGGCCGGTAAAATGGCCCTCTGGCGCGAGGCGGGCCGGATCGAGAAATATTCCGACGGCCTGTTCTACGATGCGAGCTGGATCGCAGTCTACATCGGCCAGGGCTGGCTGCCCGAACGGCACGACCCGCGCGCGGGCATGGTAGATCCAGCACGGCTGAAGGCGGCCGCCGACCGGCTCCGGCAGGAGATCGCCTTCGAAGTCTCGGCCATGCCGGCGCACCGCGAGTTCCTGCAGCGCGAGAGTGCGCGACTGGCCGACGCGGCGTGA
- a CDS encoding MFS transporter gives MLSLLSFVYVLNFLDRQLLAILALPIQETLDITDGQLGLIGGLYFAMFYTFIAIPVGWLADRTNRVTILAVACGIWSAATVACGLARTYPELVVARMAVGFGEAGGVPPSYALITDTFSPGYRATALGIFNLGPPIGAAVGIAFGASIAAAFDWRDAFIVVGIVGIVTAIILKLVMRDPERGGTDITRDETASTPAPFLGTVKDFFRNPLLVRASLGSGATQFVTYGLGNFAVLFLMREKGMTLEEVALWYALVVGLGMGSGMLVSGRLLDRFTQSSRTAYALAPAISLALALPFYLGFVWAPGWEMALLLLTPVMFLNYFYLSASIALVQDEVRPNQRVLAGALLLLVMNFIGLGLGPTYVGIASDYFAAQGMTNSLQVSLFTLTPFFVIAILIFLSLARRLGREVRTAA, from the coding sequence ATGCTCTCGCTCCTGAGTTTCGTCTACGTCCTGAACTTCCTCGACCGGCAGCTGCTCGCCATCCTCGCCCTTCCAATCCAGGAGACGCTGGATATCACGGACGGGCAGCTGGGCCTTATCGGCGGCCTGTATTTCGCGATGTTCTATACCTTCATCGCTATCCCCGTCGGCTGGCTTGCCGACCGGACCAACCGGGTCACGATCCTGGCGGTGGCCTGCGGTATCTGGAGCGCGGCGACAGTCGCCTGCGGTCTGGCGCGCACCTATCCCGAACTGGTCGTCGCCCGCATGGCGGTGGGCTTCGGCGAAGCGGGCGGGGTGCCGCCGTCCTATGCCCTGATCACCGATACCTTCTCGCCCGGATACCGCGCGACGGCGCTGGGCATCTTCAACCTCGGACCACCCATCGGTGCGGCGGTCGGCATCGCGTTCGGCGCGTCGATCGCAGCTGCGTTCGACTGGCGCGACGCGTTCATCGTGGTCGGCATTGTCGGGATCGTGACGGCCATCATCCTGAAGCTGGTCATGCGCGATCCAGAGCGCGGCGGCACCGACATCACTCGTGACGAGACCGCGTCCACGCCGGCGCCGTTCCTGGGAACGGTCAAGGACTTCTTCCGCAATCCGCTGCTGGTGCGCGCATCGCTGGGGAGCGGCGCGACCCAGTTCGTCACTTACGGCCTGGGCAATTTCGCGGTCCTCTTCCTCATGCGGGAAAAGGGCATGACGCTGGAAGAAGTTGCCCTCTGGTACGCGCTGGTGGTGGGTCTCGGCATGGGGTCGGGCATGCTGGTTTCGGGCCGTTTGCTCGACCGGTTCACGCAATCGTCCCGCACGGCCTATGCGCTCGCACCCGCAATCTCGCTGGCGCTGGCACTGCCCTTCTACCTCGGCTTCGTCTGGGCGCCGGGCTGGGAAATGGCCCTGCTTCTGCTGACGCCGGTCATGTTCCTCAACTACTTCTACCTCTCGGCCTCGATCGCCCTGGTGCAGGACGAGGTTCGCCCGAACCAGCGTGTGCTGGCAGGCGCTCTTCTCCTCCTGGTCATGAATTTCATCGGCCTGGGTCTCGGCCCGACCTATGTCGGTATCGCGAGCGATTACTTCGCGGCGCAGGGCATGACCAATTCGCTGCAAGTTTCGCTCTTCACGCTCACGCCCTTCTTCGTGATCGCGATCCTGATCTTCCTGTCGCTTGCCCGGCGCCTGGGTCGCGAAGTCCGGACCGCTGCCTGA